The window AATAAAGCTTTCGGGCAAGATAATGAAGCTAAATTAGTAAATGCATTAAGAGATAATCCAAATATTTTTATTCCGGAACTTTCTATTATCGCAACAGAAAAAAACAAGATTATTGGACACATTCTGTTGACTAAAATCACCATAAAAGACCAAAATGGAAATCTTCATGAAAGTTTAGGGCTTGCTCCAATGGCTGTATTACCTGAGTTTCAAAAAAATGGAATTGGCGGACGGTTAATTAAACATGCCCTCCACACTGCCAAAAAATTAGGCTATCAATCAGTAATTGTTTTAGGACATGAGCATTATTATCCGAAATTTGGATTTGAACCTGCTGAAAAATGGAATATCAAAGCACCTTTTGACGTTCCTTCAAATGTATTTATGGCAATTGAGTTGGTAAAAGACGGTCTTAAAAATATTTCGGGAACAGTTATTTATCCTAAAGAATTTGAAACGGTTTAATTTTAAATAATCGAAATAAAAATTCTCTTAAAAATAATCTCCCATCAAACTAACTGTAAACTATTCATCTAATTATAAATTTTAAAAATGAAAAATCAGAATTTACTTAGAATGGATAATATAGGAATTGTTGTAGAATCTTTAGACCAAAGTATTGTTTTTTTTCTCGAACTTGGCTTAAAACTAGAAGGAAGATCAATGATTGAAGGCGAATGGGCAGGCCGTGTAACTGGACTTGGTAATCAATCTGTAGAAGTCGCTATGATGTAACACCCCGATGGAAACAGCAAGTTGGAGCTTTCAAGATTCATTAATCCTAAAATTACAGAAGATCATCGCAATGCTCCCGTAAATGCTTTAGGTTATTTGCGGGTGATGTTTGCCGTTGCAGACTTAGACGGTACGCTCGACAGACTTTATAAACATGGCGCTCAACTTGTAAAAGAAGTCGTTGATTACCAAAATATTTATAAGCTTTGTTACATTCGTGGACCTGAAGGAATTCTTATCGGACTGGCAGAAAAAATTGACAACAAATGAATCTCGAAAATTATTTACACAAATTTGAAAATGCTGTCAACGCATTTGATAAAAAAGTACTTGAAAAAAGTGGGTTAGAAACTCAAACTGGGATTTGGTTAAACTCGGTTGTTTTACGATTACAAAAAAAACATTGGGCAAATAATCCTGATGAACAACCTCATTCAGGTTCTGCTATTTTTATGGGAATTTGGATAGATCAAGAAGCTTTTTCAAAAAAAATACTTAAGTACAATATTCATGCTTTGAAACTAAGGCAACTCAATGGATATGCCTTACAAAGTCGCACCTTTGCAAATTCTTTTAGAGAGAAATTTAAAGAATTTGAACAAAAGTGGGAAAATGTAAGCATTCAGTTTGGTCCACAGACTTTAATGGAAGGCTGGATACCGCTTAACGATGAAAGAATTCAGGAAGATATTTTAAATCTTATAAACAGTTTTATAGAAATAACACCTTTAATCGATGAAACCCTTTTAGAATTTCAGAAAAAAGAAAGAAAATCTTAGCATGTTAGGCACAACATGAATCTGCAGGATGCTGTTCCAAAAAATGATACAGATATTTGTTTTAAACCAATGAGTAGAATATTTCCGCTCATTAAAACATTTAATCATGAAGAAAGCTTCTTTTCTTTTTTACATTTTGGCAGGACTTCTTTCAAATCAAAATTTACACGCACAACAAAATTATGTTCCTTCTGCAAAAGATACTGTTTGGGCAAAACAATTTTTGGCAATTAGTGGTCCAGGAAAGGAAGTTTCTGGTGACGGGCATGGTGGATGGCGAAGTGGCACAGATGGTGTTCGTTATAAAGGAAATCATCCTAGACCTGAATATAATTTAAATTTCGACGGAATTACCAAAGGAACAGCTGTAGAAAAAGGATTGCTTCCTCCTATAAAACCGGCTATAGAACTACATTTACGAGATGGAGTAATCACTTTAGGCGGTGATGGAAATTATTATCTTACAGGTTCTTCAGGCGACAATATTTGGGCTTATACGGCAGGGGTAGAATTGTGGAAATCTAAAGATCTGAAAAAATGGGATTATGTAGGATTGGTTTGGGATATCGATAAAGAAGCTGAAGATTGGGTAAAAGAATGGCGCGAACATCCTAAAAGAGCGGTGAGAGCGGTTTGGGCCCCGGAAATTCATTATATTAAAAACAATTATTATATCTGTTTCAGCATGTGTCCCGATGGTATTGGAATTCTGAAAAGCACAACCGGAAAACCTGAAGGTCCTTACGTAAATGCTTTTAAAGAAAAAGGTTCGATAGCAAAAGGAATAGATCCTACTCTGTTTCAGGATGAAGATGGAAAAGTATATTTTACCTATGGTGCGGCAAAAGAAATTGTACAGCTGAAAGATGATTTGAGTGGTTTTGCAGAAGATTTCAAAAAAGTAAATTTTACGGATTATGATACCGACCCTTCTCATCATGCACCAAAATGTGAAGCGAGAGGAATGCACGACCTTGGCCATGAAGGTGCTGTTCTATTCAAAAGAAATGGGAAATATTATTTAGGAGCTGCAGATAATTACGAAACAAGATATTCTACCTGCTTAGCTGTTTCTGATAATTTGTACGGTCCTTACGAACACCGTCATGAATCTATACCTTCTGCCGGTGGAACAGGTTTCTTCAAAGATAAAAAAGGAAATTGGTGGAGTACCTATTTTGGAAATGATTCTCAGGTACAATTCCGTGAGAAAGTAGGTTTAATTAAAGTTGATTTCACCAAATCCGGAAAAGTTATTCCTGCTAAAAAGCAACCTTTTGTTGATAAAAAGAATAATAAAGAATGGAAAAATAAATGGAAAAAAGTATGGAAACCAGTTCTGTAATTTTGAAATCTAAACCTGTGTAGAAGCAGGTTTTTGTTTTTTTAACCTTAAAACCAACATTATTAAGATTTAATTTGAAATTAATTTTTATGTTTTTTTATCTTTGAAAAATAAAGCACATTGAAAATATAATTTAAATGAAAGAAGAAAATCTAAATAAGCTAAATACTCTGTTTTCAAACTTAAAATCAGAAGATCAAAAACTCAAAGAAAGCCTTGAGCAAAAGAAAAGTGAAGACGATTTATTTATTGAAAGCTTTAAAACGCTGTGCAAGAACTTTATCGATCCCAAAATGCAGGAATTCAGAAGAATGCTCAGACAAAACGGATTTGGCTGTAAAGTTTCATTTAATGAAGAAATTAAAAATGGTTTAGGAATTAATGCTCAAACCAATATCAAACTTCAGATTTCAAGAAATGTAGATTCTAATTTTTATACCAACGATAAATTTCCGCATATCATGTTTGTTGCCGACAAAAATTTAAAAAGAATCGTCGTGCATCAGGATACCATATTTCAAAATGGGACTGGAACCGCCGCTTTAAAAGAACAAAATTATACACTTGAAAGCCTCCACGAAGATGATGTAGAAAAAGAAATCCTGGAATCTATTGAAAATATTTTAGTAAATAAATAATCTGTTTTTACGGCAGTTTTTTTATTAATCTCCGCCATCTATTCCATTAAATTCTCTGGTTGAATAGTGCAGGAACAGCAAAATCAACAGATCATCAACAGATTCGTCTGCTTCGATGTGATAAATCGGTTTTTTAAACCATTTTTTCACCCTCCATATTTTGATTAGAACTTTTCCTTTTTCAATTACCGTGCTGATTCTTCCTAGTTTAAAATAATAAATTCTTACATCCTGTCCCGACTTAATAATTCTGTCTTTTCCAAAATCTGTAAAATAAATAATTCGTTTGGCGAGACTCAACTCAACGTCATTTTTCATAAAACCTACATTTTTTATCTCATAAACTTGAGATTGATATTCTATGCATTGATGCAATATAAATGATTTGGTTTCGTCTGTAATTTTACCAATTTCCTGGTGGTTTTCAGAATCTAAAACGAATTGTTTTTTATAATGTTGAGCAGTATAATTTTTGAAAAGATGAATGTGCTTTATAGGAATATTTTCTTTCATTTTAATCATTAAAAATTATTTCTTCTGAAATTGCTGATTTGAAACCAAAACAGAATCATTAAGCGTCGCTAAAAAAGCTAATAAATCTTCTTTTTCATGAGAATTAAAAACAATAGGTTGCTGCAGTTCTTTCGCTAAAGTCGGGCTTTTTACGATTCCTTTTTCATAATGTTCTAAAACTTCATCTAAAGTTTTAAATCTGCCGTCATGCATATAAGGATAAGTGTAAGTAAGATTTCTTAAACTGGGGATTTTAAACATCAACTTATCTGCAGGCTCAAAAGTTTTGTTCCATTTTCCATTATCATTGAGCTCAGGATTAAATGGAAGTCCGTTGTTTGCAAATTCGTAGGTTGAAAAAAGAGGTTCTGCATGACATGAACTGCAATTTTGTTTAAATAATTGGTAGCCTTTATTTTCGGAAGCAGTAAACTTTGCTTTTCCCTGTTTTACTTTATCGTATTTTGCATTAGCTGAAACAATCGTTAACTGAAACTGTGAAAGTGCTTTCATTAACCGTTCAGATGTCGCTAAACTATCCCCAAAACTTTTATAGAAAAGTGTTTTGTATTCTTTTGACTGATTCAGCTTCCGAACAGCAACATTAATATCTTCACCCATTTCTTTTGGATGATTGATTGGTGCTAAAGCCTGAACATCGATATTAACAACAGAGCCATCCCACATAAATGTTTTTTGCCAAGCCAAATTGAAAATCGCAGGAGAATTCCGGTCTCCGATTCCGCCTTCAATCCCTTTGCTTAAATGATTTCCTGCATGCGAAAAGGCTTGATTTGATAAATGACAAGTTGAGCAAGAAATAGTATTATCTCTCGACAAAATAGGGTCGTAAAATAATTTCCTACCCAGTTCCACTGTAGAAAAATTCAACGGATTTTTCTTAAAATTATAAACAGGTTTTGGAAAATAAGAAGGATAAATCAACGATAAATCCTGAAAACTATATGATAAAACAGACAGTAAAAAACAAACTGCCAAGAAAGGTTGAAGCTTAGATAATAAAGTTTTAATCATTCAGAGATTGATAATTTTCATCCGGATTTTGGAAGTTTTGGAGAATGCGGACGATATTTATTTCATTTTCTTCTACTTTATAAATAATTGTACTGTGCTTTGTTAAAAGAAATTTTCTAAAATTGGTATCAGAATATTTTTCAAATTGAACATTGGTTGTTTCCAAAATATCGATGACATCAATTAGTTTTTGATAAAAATCATCCGCAACTCTTTCATTCCATTTGTCTAATAAATATTCTTCAATCTTTATTAAATCTGATTTAGCATCTGAAGAAATATTAATTTTTCGCATTGCCTAAAGTTTTTAGTTTCTCTCTGCGTTCAGCCACGAAGTCATAAAAATCTGTAGTTTCCCCATTTTTTATTTCTTCTTCCGCCCTCTTCAAAGACTCCAGAATTTCTTCTTTAGTTTCATTTTTCCACTGAGGTTCTATAGTTTTTGATATGATCAAAAGCTCTTCCGGAGTAAATCTTTTCTCTTTTAATTTTTTGAAAAAGGTTGGTTTTTTAATTCCAGATTTCTCAATAATATAAGACATTTTAAAAGGTGAATTTTTAAGAATCTCATCAATATTATTTTGAATTTCAATATATTTCTCTATCTCAGCTATCATAATTATATCTTTTTTAATATCACTTTATGAGACAAATATAAGACAATTATTAATCTACTGCATTTGATATTGCAAAAAAAATAAAACGTAAATATTTTTATCACCTTCTTTATTTAAGAAGCAAAGAATAGCCAATGAATTGATTTTAAGCTCATATATTTTCGAGCTTTAAGCGACTTACCGCATCCTTGGTTCCTTAAATTATAAAGTATCAAATAAAGTCTTTGCGTTAAAAAACCGTCAATGCAATTTACAAATGAAAATACCTCGGATCAGGATATTGAAACTCAAAATCCAACTCTTCAATTAATTTGTTTGGAGAGATTGTTCTTCCAACTGTCGTTCGAGTTCCCTCAAAAGCCAGATCTTTTTGAGCATTAATTACCTCTTCTTTATTGGGATGAACCGGCGCA is drawn from Chryseobacterium muglaense and contains these coding sequences:
- a CDS encoding VOC family protein, which produces MKNQNLLRMDNIGIVVESLDQSIVFFLELGLKLEGRSMIEGEWAGRVTGLGNQSVEVAMM
- a CDS encoding GNAT family N-acetyltransferase — its product is MTEKVIYRQETQNDFSEVFELNNKAFGQDNEAKLVNALRDNPNIFIPELSIIATEKNKIIGHILLTKITIKDQNGNLHESLGLAPMAVLPEFQKNGIGGRLIKHALHTAKKLGYQSVIVLGHEHYYPKFGFEPAEKWNIKAPFDVPSNVFMAIELVKDGLKNISGTVIYPKEFETV
- a CDS encoding VOC family protein — its product is MELSRFINPKITEDHRNAPVNALGYLRVMFAVADLDGTLDRLYKHGAQLVKEVVDYQNIYKLCYIRGPEGILIGLAEKIDNK
- a CDS encoding family 43 glycosylhydrolase, encoding MKKASFLFYILAGLLSNQNLHAQQNYVPSAKDTVWAKQFLAISGPGKEVSGDGHGGWRSGTDGVRYKGNHPRPEYNLNFDGITKGTAVEKGLLPPIKPAIELHLRDGVITLGGDGNYYLTGSSGDNIWAYTAGVELWKSKDLKKWDYVGLVWDIDKEAEDWVKEWREHPKRAVRAVWAPEIHYIKNNYYICFSMCPDGIGILKSTTGKPEGPYVNAFKEKGSIAKGIDPTLFQDEDGKVYFTYGAAKEIVQLKDDLSGFAEDFKKVNFTDYDTDPSHHAPKCEARGMHDLGHEGAVLFKRNGKYYLGAADNYETRYSTCLAVSDNLYGPYEHRHESIPSAGGTGFFKDKKGNWWSTYFGNDSQVQFREKVGLIKVDFTKSGKVIPAKKQPFVDKKNNKEWKNKWKKVWKPVL
- a CDS encoding type II toxin-antitoxin system RelE/ParE family toxin; this encodes MRKINISSDAKSDLIKIEEYLLDKWNERVADDFYQKLIDVIDILETTNVQFEKYSDTNFRKFLLTKHSTIIYKVEENEINIVRILQNFQNPDENYQSLND
- a CDS encoding cytochrome-c peroxidase is translated as MIKTLLSKLQPFLAVCFLLSVLSYSFQDLSLIYPSYFPKPVYNFKKNPLNFSTVELGRKLFYDPILSRDNTISCSTCHLSNQAFSHAGNHLSKGIEGGIGDRNSPAIFNLAWQKTFMWDGSVVNIDVQALAPINHPKEMGEDINVAVRKLNQSKEYKTLFYKSFGDSLATSERLMKALSQFQLTIVSANAKYDKVKQGKAKFTASENKGYQLFKQNCSSCHAEPLFSTYEFANNGLPFNPELNDNGKWNKTFEPADKLMFKIPSLRNLTYTYPYMHDGRFKTLDEVLEHYEKGIVKSPTLAKELQQPIVFNSHEKEDLLAFLATLNDSVLVSNQQFQKK